The genomic stretch GCCAGGGTGTCCTCGTCAACGGTGCGCAGCGCCGAGTAGTCGTCGAGAATGTAGAAGCCCCGCCCGAAAGTCCCGCCGATCAGGTCGCTTTCCCGGCGCTGAATCTCGAGATCTCGAAAGGCTATCGTCGGAACACCGCCCGCGAGCCGGGTCCACGTCACACCGCCATCGACGGTGACGAAGATCCCGAACTCCGTGCCGACGAAGAGCAGGTCGGGGTTCACGTGGTCCTCGACGATCGACCAGAGGATGTGGCGATCCGGCAGATCGCCCGCCACCGAGCGCCAGGTCCGCCCGCGATCGAAGCTCTTGACCAGGTAGGGCTTGAAATCTCCCACTTTGTGATTGCCGAAAACCGCGTAGACGGTTTCGGGGTCGTTGACCGACGCCTTGATCTCCTGCACGAAAGCGAGGCCTGGAATGCCGGCCGGACGCTCGACCTTGCGCCACGTGCCACCGCTGTCTTCGCTGACGTGGATGAGCCCGTCGTCGCTCCCGGCGTAGAGTAGCCCCTCGACCAGGGGCGACTCCGACACCGCGGTCAGGGTCGCGTACCAGGACATGGCCGTGTTGTCGTAGAGCTCGCTCAGACCGCGCACGCGATCTCCGATCTTCATCTCGTAGCGGTTCCGTCCTCTGGTGAGGTCCCCGCTCACGGGTCGCCAGGAGTCGCCGCGATCGTCGCTTCGCCAGAGCCTCTGGGAGCCAAAGTACAGGCGTGACGACGAGTGCGGACTGACGATGACCGGAGCATCCCAGTTCCAGCGCTCGGGCTCGTCCTCGAGACCGGGCTGAGGTTGGATAGAGACCCGCTCACCGCTCCCTTTGTCCCAGCGCACCAGGCTCCCACGCTGCCACTCTGCGTAGAGAGTGTTCGGATCGTCCGGGTCGGCGGCACAGGCGTAACCGTCGGCGCCAAGGGGCACGACCCAATCGCGGTTACGGATTCCGTGGAGGCTCAGAGTCCTCGACGGACCGAGCTGGGTACCGTTGTCCTGGGCACCGCCGATCACGTTGTAGACCGGAGTCTCGTTGTCGACGCAAATCTTGTAGAACTGGGTCACCGGCAAGTTGGCCAGGTACTTCCAGGTGCCACCGTGGTCAAAGGTCTCGTAGAGTCCGCCGTCCGAACCGGCCAACAGATAGTCCGGATCCTTCGGATCGAACGCCAGAGCGTGGTTGTCGCTGTGTTTGTTGCGCTCGCCGATCTGGGCGAAGGACTCGCCGCCGTCGTCACTCACGTGCATCCACACGTCCATCTGATAGACACGGTCTCGCTCGTGAGGCGAGGCGTAGATCTCCTGGTAGTAGTGCGGCCCGGTACCGTTCGAAAGATAACTGCTGCGCTTCTCCCAGGTTTCACCCCGGTTGGTCGAGCGGTAGAAGCCGCGCTCCTCCTCCGAGGCCTCGATCGTGGCGTAGGTATAGTCCGGGTCCACAGGCGAGACCGCCAGACCGATCTTGCCCAGGTCGCCGGATGGCAGGCCGCCAGTGAGCTTCCGCCAGGTCAAGCCGGCATCTTCGGACTTCCAGATCCCGGACCCTGGGCCGCCCGCGAGAAGCGACCATATATGACGGCGGCGCTCGTAGGTCGCCGCGTAGACGACATCCGGATCACGCGGGTCGTATTCGATGTCGGTCGCACCGGTGTTTTCGTCCACTTCGAGCACGGCCTTCCAGGTCACGCCGCCGTCCGCCGAGCGATAGACGCCTCGCTCCCCGCCGGCGGCCCATAGTGGGCCCTCGGCGGCCACCAGGATCACGCGCGAATCTCGAGGATCGACCAGTATCTTGCCGATATGTTCGGAAGCTCCGAGCCCGACATTCTTCCAGGAATTGCCTCCGTCCACCGACTTGTAGACACCGTCACCGTAGCCGACATGCCGACCTGAGACGTTTTCGCCGGTGCCGACCCAAATCGTCTCTGAATCGTTCGGGTCCACGGTCACACAGCCGATCGAATAGGAGGTTTGGCCATCGAAAAGCGGGATCCACGTGGTGCCCGCGTTCTCGGTCTTCCACACCCCTCCCGAGCCCACGGCCACGTACCAGGTACTCTGGTCCGCCGGATGAATGGCGATATCGGCGATCCGACCCGACATCAGCGCTGGCCCGATTCCTCGCAGCCGCAGACCCTTCAGGAACGTCTCGTTGAGCCTGCTTGCCGGCTCCGCGGGCTTCTCCGGGGCTCCTTTCTTCGCCGCCTCGGCACCTGCCACCGCCGTGACGCCCGCCACGAGCCACACCGCCAACGAACTTCTTCGAACCATCTGGAGCCCCCTTCGTAGAGAATAGGCAATCATTGTAGCGCTCGCCCCCAACTCGACCCGCAAGGAGCACAAGCCATGAAATCAATCGTTGTCGTACTTTGCCTACTGTTTCTAGGCGGTTCCGCCGCCAGTGCCCAGACCTCTCCCGCCTGCTCCGACGAGCGCTCGAGGGACTTTGATTTCTGGATCGGCGAGTGGGATGTCACCGCGAACGGCAAGATCGCCGGCACCAATTCCATTCGGCCGATCCTGGACGGTTGTGTCCTGCAGGAGACCTGGAGCGGAGCGGGCGGCAGCGCCGGGTCAAGCTTCAACTTCTACAACCCGCAGACCAAGAGCTGGCAACAGTTCTGGGTCTGGCGCAACGGAACGACGCTCGATCTCGCAGGTAGCTACGCCGACGGCAAGATGGTCCTGGAAGGCGAATCCAAAGACAGGGAAGGCAAAGCGGTGCTCAATCGCATTACCTGGCACGACAACCCGGACGGCACCGTGCGGCAACACTGGCAGATCTCCAAGGACGGCGGTGCTACCTGGCAGGACGCCTTCGACGGACTCTATGCGAAACGGAAGCCTGCAGAATCGGAACCGGGTCTCTCGAACGGCAGAGGCGGCTGAAATCGCTAGCTTCGTCTGGCCACCGCACGCGGATACCAGTCGGCGATGCCGCGGCCGATCGTGTGCGGGTATTCCTCCGGCGTGAAGTGCCTGCCTTGGCCCAGATCCACGGTCTCCAGATTCGGTAGGCGCCGCCGGAGCGATGACACCAGGGCAGGCGGGATGATGAAGGCCGGCTCGACGTGGAAGAGCAGCTTCGGAACCTCGCTGCCCTGTAGCCACTCGAAATAACCGGCGACGGCCTCATGGACGTTTGGGGGCTCGCCGTCCAGGGGAATCTGCGTTGGCCAGGCTCGGACCGCCTCCCGATCCGTCGGATCCAGGTAGGGCTCACGGTAACGATTCATCTCCTCCTCGGTCAGGTTGCGGGCGGTGCCCTGAGGAAGCAGCATCTCGATGAACATGTTCTTGTCGACCGCCATCTTCCTGCCCTTCTTCGGATGGCGCAGCCGCTTGAAGATGAGCCGAAGCGGCAGGGGCATCTGCTTCCACCTGCCCGGGCGGACAATCGCCTCCATGAAGGCGATCGCCTTGACCCGGTCCGGGTGCCGCCGCGCCCAATGAAGTCCGAGCGCCGAGCCCCAATCGTGTAGCACCAGGGTCAACCGGTCGAGTCCCAGCTTCTCGATCAACTCGTCCAGGTAGCGAGCCTGTTCGAAGAACGTGTACTCGATCTCGGGTTTGTCGGACCTCCCCATACCGATCAAATCCGGAGCCACGCACCGTCCCAGCGGCGCGCAGTGAGGAATCACGTTGCGCCAGAGATCCGACCAGGTCGGGTTCCCGTGGAGGAAGAGAAACGGATCTCCGTCACCGCCGCCCATGCCGACATCGACGCAGTGCATCTTGGAGCCCCGGACCTCGACGAAGTGTGGCTCGAAAGGGAACTCGGCCGAGATGTCCTGATCGAAGGGCATGGCTGCCCAGCACTATATCGGTTGAGCCGATGATATCAGGTCTACTTGTCTTTTTGTCCAGTTTGCATTATCTTTAGTCCACTCTACTTGTTTTTTAATCAAGAGGACTTGACATATGAAGACATCGACTCTTTCACCCTCCAACCTCTGGCAAAGCTGCGGCGAGCCATCCGCCGCTTGGTTTCTGGTCTGGATGCCATTGGTGCTGCTGGCGCTTGAAAACGGCGCGACGCTGGCGTCGGCAATGGCGCGGCTGATCGCGGTCCTGCTGGTTGCCGGCGTGATCTGGGCTCGAGGTCTCGGTCCCGGTGGCAGGCTAGCCGAACGCCTGTTTGTCGCGTTCTGGGCCGGCAGTTGGGCCGCGGCGCTGGGCGCTCTGGTCACGGCAAGCAGCTGGACCTCCACAGCTCGCGGCTCGGCGGGGTTGCTCGCTACCCTGCTCGTCGGCGCGGGCTGGCTGGGCTGGGCCTACCACCAACGCCAGGAGCTCCAATCGGCGCGCCCGAACCCCAGCCCTCCCTTCGAAGACCTGCAGCAGACGAGGGCCACAGCGACCTCGATTGTCATGGCCTGGCTGCTCACAGTATTCGTTTTCGCGCTTCTGTTTTCGGCGAAGAACGCGCATTGGGGAGACGGTCTCGTTCTCACCGTGAGTCTGAGCTTCTTTACGGTTTTCCAGCAAGGCAGCAACGTCAACACCGAGTCTTCGGTCTAGTCCGTCCGCCGCCTCGATGCATAGCCAAGTCCCGTGAAGAACCGTCTCAAAGTCTTGCGTGCGGAACGCGATTGGTCACAGGCCGATCTGGCCCAGCGACTCGGCGTATCGCGCCAGACCGTGAACGCGCTCGAGCGCGGAAAGTCCGCGCCCTCTCTTCCCCTGGCCTTCAAATTGGGCGGGCTGTTCTCGCTGCCCATCGAGCAG from bacterium encodes the following:
- a CDS encoding haloalkane dehalogenase; the encoded protein is MPFDQDISAEFPFEPHFVEVRGSKMHCVDVGMGGGDGDPFLFLHGNPTWSDLWRNVIPHCAPLGRCVAPDLIGMGRSDKPEIEYTFFEQARYLDELIEKLGLDRLTLVLHDWGSALGLHWARRHPDRVKAIAFMEAIVRPGRWKQMPLPLRLIFKRLRHPKKGRKMAVDKNMFIEMLLPQGTARNLTEEEMNRYREPYLDPTDREAVRAWPTQIPLDGEPPNVHEAVAGYFEWLQGSEVPKLLFHVEPAFIIPPALVSSLRRRLPNLETVDLGQGRHFTPEEYPHTIGRGIADWYPRAVARRS
- a CDS encoding glycosyl hydrolase; translation: MVRRSSLAVWLVAGVTAVAGAEAAKKGAPEKPAEPASRLNETFLKGLRLRGIGPALMSGRIADIAIHPADQSTWYVAVGSGGVWKTENAGTTWIPLFDGQTSYSIGCVTVDPNDSETIWVGTGENVSGRHVGYGDGVYKSVDGGNSWKNVGLGASEHIGKILVDPRDSRVILVAAEGPLWAAGGERGVYRSADGGVTWKAVLEVDENTGATDIEYDPRDPDVVYAATYERRRHIWSLLAGGPGSGIWKSEDAGLTWRKLTGGLPSGDLGKIGLAVSPVDPDYTYATIEASEEERGFYRSTNRGETWEKRSSYLSNGTGPHYYQEIYASPHERDRVYQMDVWMHVSDDGGESFAQIGERNKHSDNHALAFDPKDPDYLLAGSDGGLYETFDHGGTWKYLANLPVTQFYKICVDNETPVYNVIGGAQDNGTQLGPSRTLSLHGIRNRDWVVPLGADGYACAADPDDPNTLYAEWQRGSLVRWDKGSGERVSIQPQPGLEDEPERWNWDAPVIVSPHSSSRLYFGSQRLWRSDDRGDSWRPVSGDLTRGRNRYEMKIGDRVRGLSELYDNTAMSWYATLTAVSESPLVEGLLYAGSDDGLIHVSEDSGGTWRKVERPAGIPGLAFVQEIKASVNDPETVYAVFGNHKVGDFKPYLVKSFDRGRTWRSVAGDLPDRHILWSIVEDHVNPDLLFVGTEFGIFVTVDGGVTWTRLAGGVPTIAFRDLEIQRRESDLIGGTFGRGFYILDDYSALRTVDEDTLAEEAILFPVRDTWWYVPANTMATRGIAYQGTGHYLAENPPYGAVFTYYLRDDVKTAKELRAEQEKELREQGSDAAFPGWEVLRAEGLEHDAAIVMTVRDRHGTVVRRLTGPAKSGLHRVAWDLHYPPVDPIDIEAPRELAPWASPPMGPLAVPGRYSVELGLLSGAELRRLVEPRDFELKELENRSLPGQDPAASLAFARDASDLNRRVDGAAEELEKAERRVKYLEKALVETPAAELTILQQIRAFERGLADVRLRLLGDRVRSRYREPSKLSVRGRADLAASGVANSRYGPTGTQRELLETAMAEFAEVGARLKKLLEDDLPRIEAALEEAGAPWTPGRRLPE
- a CDS encoding helix-turn-helix transcriptional regulator; this translates as MKNRLKVLRAERDWSQADLAQRLGVSRQTVNALERGKSAPSLPLAFKLGGLFSLPIEQIFFPE